From Chryseobacterium shandongense, the proteins below share one genomic window:
- a CDS encoding PstS family phosphate ABC transporter substrate-binding protein — MRNSIKIVMLFYLCIIAIGCKKEDKSPSYHKGEMTILTDESFKSVTEALAEGYMINYPETKIKVVTKKEDLGFLDLLHDKARIVVMSRDLSPKEIRTYEEQVDLKFLPAKFAADAVIFVAPKDSPKESISMQEIEEGMQSDDKKFIFDGTNASNLNFVAQKLKKQPKDLKFSVIPGNKNIIEELNKYPDKIGVIGLNTFSRPYDKESEKLRDMVKILPVEYKGKLYNTDFQNLRNMNYPFTRILYFLTNEGNFNIANGFIRYSCTQLGQMIVQKEGLQPYNIYRREVQMR; from the coding sequence TCTTTGTATAATAGCTATTGGCTGTAAAAAAGAAGACAAGTCTCCATCTTACCACAAAGGAGAAATGACCATCCTCACCGATGAATCGTTTAAAAGTGTTACTGAAGCTTTGGCAGAAGGATATATGATTAATTATCCAGAAACCAAAATAAAAGTCGTCACAAAAAAAGAAGATCTCGGTTTTCTTGATCTTTTACACGATAAGGCAAGAATCGTGGTAATGTCCAGAGACCTATCACCCAAAGAAATCAGAACATACGAAGAACAGGTAGATCTTAAATTTTTACCTGCAAAATTTGCGGCTGATGCGGTAATTTTTGTGGCTCCTAAAGATTCTCCAAAGGAAAGTATCTCCATGCAAGAAATTGAAGAGGGAATGCAGTCCGATGATAAAAAATTTATTTTTGACGGAACAAACGCCAGCAACTTAAATTTCGTTGCTCAAAAGCTTAAAAAACAACCGAAAGATCTAAAATTCTCCGTTATTCCCGGAAATAAAAATATTATTGAAGAATTGAACAAATATCCCGATAAAATTGGCGTAATAGGTCTTAATACTTTTAGCCGTCCTTATGATAAGGAATCTGAAAAATTAAGAGATATGGTAAAAATACTTCCTGTTGAGTATAAAGGAAAACTTTACAATACAGATTTTCAAAACCTTCGGAATATGAATTATCCTTTCACAAGAATTTTGTATTTTTTAACAAATGAAGGTAATTTCAATATAGCTAATGGTTTTATAAGATATTCCTGTACGCAGCTTGGCCAGATGATTGTTCAGAAGGAAGGTTTGCAACCATATAATATATACAGGAGGGAAGTACAGATGCGTTAA
- a CDS encoding tetratricopeptide repeat protein, with amino-acid sequence MRDIMNMNVKKIAFGAAVVFFTNFALAQTVQDGINSMDSDKYAQAKANFTSMIASAPNAENYFYLGNTYLKQGEPDFAAATENFNKGLAADKKSYLNRIGLATVKLGKGDKSAIAEIQSIVSDSREKDAEVLFRAAEALTLFEKNNSPDLAIQYLNKAIERASKKDVPAHYYYTLGDAYRLKRMPGDAMTAYDKALPLAKNKASVYTRMGTLWMAAQQWQQAKTSIDKAIATDPTYAPAYKALAAYDIRYQQNAKATQDLINYTKYADEDPYTQLEIAKLYFTNEDYANSKQVLDKIFDKINDPIKFKLRAYQLYADGKYAEAKQNMDNFVSQADKSRVQPADQGLMGLIAAGLAKTETDPAKKTALTTEAQQKIAIAKAAKDETMKWDMELVKIAGGGASQADVDAGPTNPVIEGLKQKVAANAQDSDSLFKLATAYQDAKNWNGAIQTWQKMNSLLPDWAPGYYSLGYSYQQAGNNDTAKVAYEKFISTVKPADQEANKQTLSYAYFAVAYMSKDSDLAKAKDYVAKSVQLDPTYQDAVKLNAEINK; translated from the coding sequence ATGAGAGATATAATGAATATGAATGTAAAGAAGATTGCTTTTGGAGCAGCAGTAGTATTTTTTACAAATTTTGCTTTAGCGCAAACTGTCCAGGATGGAATTAATAGTATGGATAGTGATAAATACGCTCAGGCAAAAGCTAATTTCACAAGCATGATTGCATCGGCACCCAATGCCGAAAACTATTTCTACCTAGGAAATACCTATCTAAAGCAGGGAGAGCCTGATTTTGCAGCAGCAACAGAAAATTTTAACAAGGGCCTTGCAGCAGATAAAAAAAGTTATTTGAACAGAATCGGTTTGGCAACTGTTAAACTTGGAAAAGGAGATAAGAGTGCTATCGCAGAAATTCAGAGTATTGTTTCCGATTCAAGAGAGAAAGATGCGGAAGTATTATTCAGAGCTGCAGAAGCATTAACTTTATTTGAAAAAAATAATTCGCCGGATTTAGCAATTCAATATTTAAATAAAGCTATTGAGAGAGCGTCTAAAAAAGATGTTCCTGCACACTATTATTATACTTTAGGTGATGCTTACAGACTAAAAAGAATGCCGGGTGATGCCATGACGGCTTATGACAAAGCGCTACCTTTAGCTAAAAATAAAGCATCCGTGTATACAAGAATGGGTACATTATGGATGGCTGCACAACAATGGCAGCAGGCAAAAACTAGCATCGACAAGGCGATTGCTACAGACCCTACATATGCTCCGGCTTACAAAGCTTTAGCGGCGTATGACATCAGATATCAGCAAAATGCAAAAGCGACACAAGATCTTATCAATTATACAAAATATGCGGACGAAGATCCTTATACACAGCTGGAAATTGCAAAACTTTACTTTACTAATGAAGATTATGCAAACTCCAAGCAAGTTTTAGATAAGATTTTCGATAAGATTAATGATCCTATAAAATTTAAATTGAGAGCTTATCAATTATATGCAGATGGAAAATATGCTGAAGCAAAACAAAATATGGATAATTTTGTTTCGCAAGCTGATAAATCGAGAGTTCAACCTGCAGATCAGGGATTGATGGGATTAATTGCTGCCGGTTTAGCAAAAACTGAAACGGATCCTGCTAAGAAAACTGCTTTAACAACAGAAGCACAGCAAAAAATTGCTATCGCAAAGGCAGCAAAGGATGAAACAATGAAATGGGATATGGAGCTTGTTAAAATTGCAGGAGGTGGAGCATCTCAAGCTGATGTTGATGCAGGACCAACAAACCCTGTAATTGAGGGATTAAAACAAAAAGTTGCTGCTAATGCTCAGGATTCAGATTCCCTGTTTAAATTGGCAACAGCTTACCAGGACGCAAAAAACTGGAACGGAGCTATCCAGACTTGGCAAAAAATGAATAGTCTTCTTCCTGACTGGGCACCTGGATATTACAGTTTAGGATATTCTTATCAACAGGCGGGTAATAATGATACTGCAAAAGTAGCTTATGAAAAATTCATTAGTACAGTGAAGCCTGCAGATCAGGAAGCCAATAAGCAGACTCTTTCTTATGCGTACTTTGCAGTGGCTTATATGAGTAAAGATTCTGATCTAGCAAAAGCAAAGGATTATGTTGCAAAATCCGTTCAGTTAGATCCTACGTATCAGGACGCTGTTAAACTGAATGCAGAAATTAATAAATAA
- the bshB1 gene encoding bacillithiol biosynthesis deacetylase BshB1: MKTDILAFGAHPDDVELGCGGTIVKMISEGKTCAIIDLTKGELGTRGTEETRRNEAMDSAKILGVVARENLGMKDGFLENSEEYQMRIVEMVRKYRPEIVLANAIDDRHPDHAKGAKLVSDACFLAGLRKIETILEGEHQEVWRPKHIFHYIQWKNIEPEFVIDISDHLDKKIEACMAFKTQFYDPTSQEPETPITSKDFYESLTYRAQDLGRLSGVTYAEGFTSEKLIAMKNFDGIVW; encoded by the coding sequence ATGAAAACAGATATATTAGCCTTTGGTGCGCATCCTGATGACGTGGAATTAGGTTGCGGCGGAACAATCGTTAAAATGATTTCTGAAGGTAAGACATGTGCTATTATTGATCTTACGAAAGGAGAACTTGGTACAAGAGGAACTGAAGAAACCAGAAGAAATGAAGCTATGGACTCAGCAAAAATTTTAGGAGTTGTGGCAAGAGAAAATTTAGGAATGAAGGATGGCTTCCTGGAAAACTCTGAAGAATATCAGATGAGAATTGTTGAAATGGTTCGTAAATATAGGCCGGAAATCGTTTTGGCTAATGCAATTGATGACAGACATCCGGATCACGCAAAAGGAGCGAAATTAGTATCAGATGCGTGCTTTTTAGCAGGATTGAGGAAAATTGAAACTATATTGGAAGGAGAGCATCAGGAGGTATGGAGACCCAAACATATTTTCCATTATATTCAATGGAAAAATATCGAACCAGAATTTGTAATTGATATTTCTGATCATCTTGATAAAAAGATCGAAGCATGTATGGCATTTAAAACTCAGTTTTATGATCCTACTTCCCAAGAACCCGAAACACCAATAACATCAAAAGATTTTTATGAAAGTCTTACATATCGGGCTCAGGATTTGGGAAGATTATCAGGAGTTACTTATGCTGAGGGATTTACGTCTGAGAAGCTGATTGCGATGAAAAATTTTGATGGAATTGTTTGGTAA
- a CDS encoding T9SS type A sorting domain-containing protein, protein MKKNLLVFILASAFCFAQNSLMVSPQTGTMITSGTISNFKLISDGNNVALVATNNASGKVFIVDINDNNPADKAANTIATTSTNVKTRISAAIGQTVTSIKNIEVNPITNAVYIMAMVNTTPYFLKLTNAGNTITALNFNTMPFCVLNFTNTNCTFQDIAWGGNRLFVSSTHSTLHGELGYISAPFTNNTTISKRSTTMYKSNWGNMYVTNAPLEKLNYIKINNIEYISGTTTCAPGFSETVSSLISNSGLFTVREAFNVNFESPIKTIAINNGNDSYMLDLHQNWPNSNIYRIGKKFLDGTPFTSNTYNNNSVVLRDNSGNPNTNLTEEEFKMFPGSFSSMAYYSTCELLTLSADNQTLAKLSVCNAALSTMEQNIKNNTFEIFPNPASDIINISYDEKVYTNIVAEIYSYDGKLIRKQNISSQNKVIPISDIHKGNYILKVFSKDVYLHSKSFIKK, encoded by the coding sequence ATGAAAAAAAATTTACTCGTTTTTATTTTGGCATCAGCCTTCTGTTTTGCCCAAAATTCATTAATGGTTTCCCCTCAAACCGGAACTATGATTACTTCCGGAACCATTTCAAATTTCAAGCTTATTAGCGATGGCAACAATGTTGCTTTGGTTGCTACAAATAATGCTTCAGGAAAAGTATTTATTGTTGATATCAATGACAATAATCCCGCTGATAAAGCGGCAAATACCATCGCTACAACTTCAACCAATGTAAAAACAAGAATTTCGGCCGCAATAGGACAAACCGTTACTTCCATTAAAAATATTGAGGTAAATCCTATAACGAATGCTGTATATATAATGGCCATGGTGAATACAACACCTTATTTTCTGAAATTAACAAATGCCGGAAATACTATTACAGCATTAAACTTTAATACAATGCCTTTCTGTGTCTTAAACTTCACAAATACAAACTGTACTTTTCAGGATATTGCCTGGGGTGGCAACCGGCTATTTGTCTCCAGTACTCACAGTACATTACATGGAGAATTGGGCTATATTTCGGCTCCGTTTACAAACAATACGACCATTAGTAAAAGATCTACCACCATGTACAAATCTAACTGGGGAAATATGTATGTAACGAATGCCCCGTTGGAAAAATTGAATTATATTAAAATTAACAATATAGAGTATATTAGTGGTACAACTACCTGTGCTCCAGGATTTTCAGAAACTGTATCTTCTTTAATCAGTAATTCTGGATTATTCACTGTGAGAGAAGCTTTTAACGTTAATTTTGAATCACCGATAAAAACCATCGCAATAAATAATGGTAACGATTCCTATATGTTGGATTTGCACCAAAATTGGCCTAATAGTAACATTTATAGAATTGGAAAAAAATTCCTAGATGGAACGCCGTTTACTAGCAATACGTATAATAATAATTCTGTAGTATTAAGAGATAATTCCGGAAATCCAAATACGAACCTTACCGAAGAAGAATTTAAAATGTTTCCAGGGAGTTTTTCGTCAATGGCTTATTATTCTACCTGCGAATTATTAACCTTGTCTGCGGATAATCAAACTCTTGCAAAATTAAGTGTTTGCAATGCAGCCTTAAGCACAATGGAGCAAAATATAAAAAATAATACGTTCGAAATATTTCCTAATCCTGCATCAGATATAATAAATATATCTTATGATGAAAAAGTGTATACAAATATAGTCGCAGAAATTTACAGTTACGATGGAAAGTTGATTAGAAAACAAAATATCAGCTCTCAAAATAAAGTAATTCCTATTTCAGATATTCACAAAGGAAATTACATTCTGAAAGTCTTTAGCAAGGATGTCTATTTACATTCAAAATCTTTCATAAAGAAATAA
- a CDS encoding DUF3276 family protein — translation MSEYKERHENEIFTKVLKAGRRTYFFDVRETKAGDYYLTITESKKNFGENGEATFEKHKIYLYKEDFKSFQEMFNESTDFIINEKGEDVISEKHDKDFKSRTYTIDSDEEV, via the coding sequence ATGAGTGAATACAAGGAACGCCATGAAAATGAAATTTTCACCAAGGTGTTAAAAGCAGGGAGAAGAACTTATTTCTTTGATGTGCGCGAGACGAAAGCAGGAGATTATTATCTTACGATTACCGAAAGTAAAAAGAACTTCGGGGAGAATGGAGAAGCTACATTCGAGAAGCATAAAATTTATCTTTACAAAGAAGATTTTAAAAGTTTTCAGGAGATGTTTAATGAATCCACAGATTTCATCATTAACGAAAAAGGTGAGGATGTAATATCAGAAAAGCATGACAAGGACTTCAAAAGCAGAACATACACTATTGACTCTGACGAGGAAGTTTAA
- a CDS encoding ABC transporter ATP-binding protein, whose amino-acid sequence MKALKTLNPYFWKHKILLFWGVLFIIASNFFNIYKVQFVGKSVDELTRNVNLGFNKQVLIYVAIIVGCSLLTGFFTFMMRQTIIVASRRIEYELKNKIYRHYQDLSLTDYKQTTIGDLMNRLSEDVVAVRMYLGPGVMYVANLLVLVIITAIYMVKTDVSMTLWTLLPLPILSYAIYKVSSIINKKSKIMQKSQSAISTFVQDSFSGIRVVKFFAREKYIEKNYGIKVTDYQDKALDLAKTEAYFFTIILFVIGLLNVAIIWVGGQKYIAGELSIGKIADFFMYINTLIFPFSMVGWVTSVNQRAEASMQRINEFMDKKSEIVNYNFDNYPIKGDIEFRNVSYVYPNTGITALENLSFKVKAGESLAIMGKTGSGKSTIALLLCRLIDPTEGEILIDGKNLKEHNLDNYRKFIGYIPQESYLFSDSIENNIGFAIDSPTHEKVVEYAKIADVHKNIVEFKDEYKTMVGERGVMLSGGQKQRICIARALIKDPSIIIFDDSLSALDTETEQNILENIERKIHNATSIIITHRESSAQRADKILNLTEINNSVTA is encoded by the coding sequence ATGAAAGCTTTAAAAACCCTAAACCCCTACTTCTGGAAACACAAAATATTACTATTTTGGGGGGTATTATTTATCATTGCCAGTAATTTCTTCAATATATATAAAGTTCAGTTTGTAGGAAAATCGGTAGACGAACTTACAAGAAATGTTAATCTCGGCTTCAACAAACAGGTTTTGATCTACGTTGCCATCATTGTAGGGTGTTCTCTGCTTACAGGCTTCTTCACCTTTATGATGCGCCAAACCATTATTGTTGCCTCCAGAAGGATTGAATATGAGCTTAAAAATAAAATCTACAGGCATTATCAGGATTTATCTTTAACGGACTATAAGCAAACCACCATAGGAGATCTAATGAACAGACTGAGTGAAGACGTCGTTGCAGTAAGAATGTATCTTGGGCCAGGAGTAATGTACGTTGCTAATTTATTAGTACTAGTTATCATTACAGCGATTTACATGGTAAAGACCGATGTTTCTATGACATTGTGGACCCTGCTTCCTCTGCCTATTTTATCTTATGCCATCTATAAAGTGAGTTCGATTATCAACAAGAAATCGAAGATTATGCAGAAAAGCCAGTCTGCAATATCTACTTTTGTGCAGGATAGCTTTTCCGGTATACGTGTTGTAAAATTTTTCGCCCGCGAAAAATATATTGAAAAAAACTACGGAATTAAAGTTACCGATTATCAGGATAAAGCACTTGATCTTGCTAAAACAGAAGCTTACTTTTTCACCATTATCCTTTTTGTAATCGGACTATTAAATGTTGCTATAATCTGGGTTGGCGGTCAGAAATATATTGCCGGAGAGCTTAGTATTGGTAAGATTGCAGATTTCTTTATGTACATCAACACCCTGATTTTCCCGTTTTCTATGGTAGGATGGGTAACTTCAGTGAATCAAAGGGCAGAAGCATCCATGCAGAGAATTAATGAGTTTATGGATAAGAAGTCGGAAATCGTTAATTATAATTTTGATAATTACCCTATTAAAGGAGATATTGAATTCAGAAATGTATCTTACGTTTATCCGAATACAGGGATTACAGCACTTGAAAATCTCAGCTTTAAGGTAAAAGCCGGTGAGTCGCTCGCCATTATGGGTAAAACAGGGAGTGGAAAGTCTACTATTGCTCTGTTACTTTGTAGGCTTATTGATCCTACGGAAGGGGAAATTTTGATAGACGGAAAAAATTTAAAGGAACATAATTTAGATAATTACCGAAAATTCATTGGCTATATTCCTCAGGAAAGCTATCTTTTTTCTGACTCTATTGAGAATAACATAGGTTTTGCCATAGACAGCCCGACTCATGAAAAAGTTGTAGAATATGCGAAAATTGCAGACGTTCATAAAAATATTGTAGAGTTTAAAGATGAGTATAAAACTATGGTAGGTGAACGCGGAGTGATGCTTTCGGGAGGGCAGAAACAAAGAATCTGTATCGCCAGAGCGCTGATTAAAGACCCGAGTATCATCATTTTTGACGATTCTCTTTCTGCTTTAGATACTGAAACCGAACAGAATATCCTGGAAAATATTGAGAGAAAAATCCACAATGCAACTTCTATAATCATCACTCACAGAGAGTCTAGCGCACAACGTGCGGATAAAATCCTAAACCTTACCGAAATTAACAATTCCGTAACTGCATAG
- a CDS encoding transcription antitermination protein NusB produces MLGRRQIREKIVQTVYSYYQNPIKFDVLEKNMFTGIEKIYYLYIYELNFLVALKELAENQIEIGKNKFIKTDSDINPNQKFINNQVLIKLEENPERLFFTGQHKQLKWDLHDDLLVKTFQRITAGKRYQDFMKQDGYSFEDDQKFIGKLFLRYIAENDDFHDYLGDKELSWYDDIHIANSMVQKTIGFLKEDEESRTLIKMIKDDEDKTFAIKLLRTTLDSWENNEKKLEERLENWDLERVSLMDKVILSTALTELDNFPLTPSRVIINEYIEIAKVFATDRSNIFINGILDKYCKDLNRI; encoded by the coding sequence ATGTTAGGAAGACGACAAATCCGTGAAAAAATAGTGCAAACTGTGTACTCATATTACCAGAACCCCATAAAGTTTGATGTTTTAGAGAAAAACATGTTTACAGGGATAGAGAAAATCTATTATCTCTATATTTATGAGCTAAACTTTTTAGTAGCTCTAAAAGAACTGGCAGAAAATCAGATTGAAATCGGTAAAAATAAATTCATTAAAACTGATTCAGATATTAATCCTAACCAAAAATTCATCAATAATCAGGTTTTGATTAAACTGGAAGAAAATCCGGAACGATTATTCTTTACAGGCCAGCATAAGCAACTCAAGTGGGATCTGCACGATGATCTTCTGGTAAAAACTTTTCAAAGAATTACAGCCGGAAAAAGATATCAGGATTTCATGAAACAGGACGGATATTCTTTTGAGGATGATCAGAAATTTATCGGTAAATTATTTTTACGATATATTGCTGAAAATGATGATTTTCATGATTATCTGGGAGATAAAGAACTTTCCTGGTATGACGATATTCACATTGCCAATTCTATGGTTCAGAAAACAATTGGTTTCCTTAAGGAAGATGAAGAAAGCAGAACCTTAATCAAAATGATTAAAGATGATGAAGATAAAACATTTGCTATTAAGCTTTTAAGAACTACATTGGACAGTTGGGAAAATAACGAAAAGAAACTTGAAGAAAGACTGGAAAACTGGGATTTGGAAAGAGTTTCGCTGATGGATAAAGTAATTTTGTCAACAGCACTTACAGAGCTTGATAATTTTCCCCTTACACCTTCAAGAGTTATCATTAATGAATATATCGAGATTGCCAAAGTATTCGCTACAGACCGCTCCAACATTTTCATTAATGGGATTTTAGATAAATACTGCAAAGATTTAAATAGAATATAA
- a CDS encoding DUF1573 domain-containing protein encodes MKKTLSIIALSVIGFGFVSCKKENKEEVLLERPDIHRSAPADSSNVAANPETAAPATVSNQPLTTIALSESNFDFGKIKKGDKVEHIYEITNTGNNPLVISEVKPGCGCTAPDFTKEPIMPGKKGKITLHFDSTNFDGNVNKYADVFANVEKAPIKLTFTANIQP; translated from the coding sequence ATGAAAAAGACGTTATCAATTATCGCTTTATCAGTAATAGGCTTTGGTTTTGTTTCATGTAAAAAAGAAAACAAAGAAGAAGTTCTTTTAGAACGCCCGGATATTCACAGAAGTGCTCCTGCAGACTCTTCAAATGTTGCTGCTAATCCTGAAACGGCAGCTCCGGCCACTGTTTCTAATCAGCCATTAACTACAATTGCTCTTTCTGAGAGTAACTTCGATTTCGGAAAAATTAAAAAAGGGGATAAAGTTGAACATATATATGAAATTACAAATACCGGAAACAATCCACTGGTAATTTCAGAAGTAAAACCGGGATGTGGATGTACGGCTCCGGATTTTACCAAAGAACCGATCATGCCTGGTAAAAAAGGAAAAATAACCTTACATTTCGATTCTACCAACTTTGACGGAAACGTAAACAAATACGCAGATGTTTTTGCCAATGTTGAAAAAGCTCCTATTAAATTAACATTCACCGCCAATATTCAACCATAA
- the yajC gene encoding preprotein translocase subunit YajC, with protein MNLLSIFLQAPAQGGNSSMMLIMMGVMFVGFYFLMIRPQMRKQKQEKNFQETLKVGTRVVLTSGLHGRIAQIQDDGFVIETLSGKLKFEKAAVSREFTEARFGDKAKAAEKAEDKKEIETDKK; from the coding sequence ATGAATTTATTATCAATTTTTTTACAGGCACCGGCTCAGGGAGGTAACTCATCCATGATGCTGATTATGATGGGGGTGATGTTTGTAGGGTTTTATTTCTTAATGATAAGACCGCAAATGAGAAAGCAGAAACAAGAGAAAAACTTTCAGGAAACCCTTAAAGTAGGGACCAGAGTTGTACTTACATCAGGACTTCACGGGAGAATTGCTCAGATTCAGGATGATGGTTTTGTAATCGAAACGTTATCAGGAAAATTAAAGTTTGAAAAAGCGGCGGTTTCCAGAGAATTTACGGAAGCCCGTTTCGGGGATAAAGCTAAAGCTGCGGAAAAGGCAGAAGATAAAAAAGAAATCGAAACGGATAAGAAATAA
- a CDS encoding SDR family NAD(P)-dependent oxidoreductase has product MNQNTNKTVLILGANSDVAKQSILQYIEKGFSVMAASRNTLSLEKFVQQNSLHSQVSVLSFDSVDFDSHQKFYDELPAKPHIIVYAAGFLVDNERGLTDFKDAQQMIMVNYMGAVSILNIIAMDKSNENLERIIGLSSLSGVRGRKSNFVYGSTKAAFTTYLAGLRQELKQRNITVNALVIGYIRTKINEGLELNESLIMEPDYVAKFIVNAGNSFTIVPNFKWKLIYWILKMLPESLVAKLP; this is encoded by the coding sequence ATGAATCAAAACACAAACAAAACCGTTCTCATTTTAGGTGCCAATTCCGATGTCGCGAAACAAAGTATTCTGCAATACATTGAAAAAGGATTTTCGGTAATGGCAGCTTCCAGAAACACGCTTTCCTTAGAAAAATTCGTTCAGCAAAATAGCTTGCATTCACAAGTTTCAGTTTTATCTTTCGATTCTGTAGATTTTGATTCTCACCAAAAATTTTACGATGAACTTCCTGCCAAGCCCCATATTATTGTTTATGCTGCCGGATTTTTAGTTGACAATGAAAGAGGCTTAACAGATTTCAAAGACGCTCAACAAATGATAATGGTAAACTATATGGGTGCAGTCTCCATATTGAACATTATTGCGATGGATAAAAGCAATGAAAATTTAGAAAGAATCATCGGATTGTCTTCGCTTTCAGGTGTTCGCGGGCGAAAAAGCAATTTTGTGTATGGAAGCACAAAAGCGGCTTTTACTACTTATCTCGCAGGTTTAAGACAGGAATTAAAACAAAGAAATATTACGGTGAATGCTTTGGTGATCGGTTATATCCGAACCAAAATAAATGAAGGGTTAGAGTTGAATGAATCTTTAATAATGGAACCTGATTATGTGGCAAAATTTATTGTTAACGCAGGAAATTCATTTACCATTGTTCCGAATTTCAAATGGAAGCTCATTTATTGGATTTTGAAAATGCTGCCGGAAAGTCTGGTAGCGAAGTTGCCTTAG
- a CDS encoding transcriptional regulator, translating into METKKVLTRQNKPTDEISETVEKLYKGIRLTFTEVFYYDFEVDENTGMVSDKLNKYYTKNQMERNMKALKNAYLVSKGAASPNEIRDFRKKLHISASTFSIILGFSKNTIANIENEGIMSLSSGRLIKTCLDNKIILNKYVQMCDLLDNDKKDSISKQLLKEQD; encoded by the coding sequence ATGGAAACAAAAAAAGTATTGACAAGACAAAATAAACCAACGGATGAAATTAGTGAAACTGTAGAAAAATTATATAAAGGAATAAGATTAACATTTACTGAAGTATTTTATTATGATTTTGAAGTTGATGAAAATACGGGAATGGTTAGCGATAAATTAAATAAATATTACACAAAAAATCAAATGGAGCGTAACATGAAAGCTCTTAAAAACGCATATCTTGTATCTAAAGGTGCTGCATCTCCAAATGAAATCAGAGATTTTAGGAAAAAATTACATATATCCGCATCTACTTTTAGTATAATATTGGGCTTTAGTAAAAATACAATCGCTAATATTGAAAACGAAGGTATCATGTCTTTGTCTAGTGGTCGTTTAATTAAAACATGTTTAGATAATAAGATTATCCTAAATAAATATGTGCAAATGTGTGATTTACTCGACAATGATAAAAAAGATAGCATTTCCAAACAATTACTAAAAGAACAAGATTAG